In the Grimontia kaedaensis genome, one interval contains:
- a CDS encoding porin family protein gives MKKMTIVLVVALSAPTFASDTSDDTYLFGGYKGGDRSGFTLGAGYQLSESLGFEASYAYGGDESFYEFEGNRVTYRNKVNVTYHSTHFDAVWSKEMSSYFIPFAKTGIAYNVGKSDMTSTFSPGQMSSSDSEIRPHLGLGVEMRLPSESNVFVRMEYNTYLISSPASDSWWGLNLGYRFS, from the coding sequence ATGAAGAAAATGACTATCGTATTGGTTGTCGCGTTATCCGCACCCACTTTTGCGTCTGATACGTCAGACGACACTTATCTTTTCGGCGGATACAAAGGCGGTGATCGTAGCGGTTTTACTCTGGGGGCTGGCTATCAACTCAGTGAAAGCTTAGGCTTCGAAGCCTCTTACGCCTATGGCGGTGATGAGAGTTTCTATGAGTTCGAAGGAAACAGGGTTACCTATCGAAACAAGGTTAATGTCACTTATCACTCCACACACTTTGATGCGGTATGGAGCAAGGAAATGTCTTCCTACTTCATCCCGTTTGCTAAAACGGGGATCGCTTACAACGTTGGAAAATCGGACATGACAAGCACCTTTAGTCCTGGACAAATGTCATCCAGTGACAGTGAGATTAGACCTCATTTGGGCTTAGGTGTTGAGATGCGTTTGCCTTCTGAAAGTAACGTATTTGTCAGGATGGAATACAACACCTATCTCATATCCAGCCCAGCCAGTGACAGTTGGTGGGGATTGAATCTGGGTTACCGCTTTAGCTAA
- the fabA gene encoding bifunctional 3-hydroxydecanoyl-ACP dehydratase/trans-2-decenoyl-ACP isomerase: MLMKRHSYDRDDLLASSQGELFGPGRPQLPAPNMLMMDRIANITDEGGDHGKGFIIAELDITPDLWFFDCHFPGDPVMPGCLGLDAMWQLVGFFLGWSGGEGKGRALGVGEVKFTGQILPTAKKVTYEIQMKRVINRKLVMGLADGRVLVDGKEIYVAKDLKVGLFQDTSSF, encoded by the coding sequence ATGCTAATGAAACGTCACTCTTATGACAGAGACGACCTACTAGCCTCTAGCCAAGGAGAGCTTTTCGGACCAGGTCGTCCACAGCTACCAGCACCTAACATGCTGATGATGGACCGTATTGCAAACATCACGGACGAAGGTGGTGACCATGGCAAAGGCTTTATCATCGCTGAACTAGATATCACTCCAGACTTGTGGTTCTTTGACTGCCACTTCCCTGGCGACCCAGTGATGCCTGGTTGTCTTGGTCTTGACGCGATGTGGCAACTGGTAGGTTTCTTCCTCGGTTGGTCTGGTGGCGAAGGTAAAGGTCGTGCACTGGGTGTGGGTGAAGTGAAATTCACTGGCCAAATTCTGCCTACCGCTAAGAAAGTGACGTATGAAATCCAGATGAAGCGCGTTATCAACCGTAAACTGGTGATGGGCTTGGCTGACGGCCGTGTATTAGTAGATGGTAAAGAGATCTACGTAGCGAAAGACCTGAAAGTAGGTTTGTTCCAAGACACCTCTTCTTTTTAA
- a CDS encoding AAA family ATPase, translated as MQEVSWQSVVPQFSHVEAHIHQYAAIEATSPCALQPRLKSSIERLVHEHHFPRLLLVTAPDVYDYLKLLESMTKAALPSDDMPVVIAENIDEVQLFGAVYPNNSDVTTSRTVNGLLHQANGGVLLISLGCILAQPNVWSRLKSLLSTNKLGWKSAKPDVYCELPPASEISVRVIVVGDRALMSDFEAGEPELHGLASYTEFEQDMYLTEENVGTYLSVLKGHQQAFGIKPLDPEAAQRVMQAGARYTEDQERLPLCPLWTQTLLREADYQSTGETIVAPDVEAAIEAKYFRESYLPLRAVDDIHKGQVFIDTRGEHIGQVNGLTVIEMPGHPMAYGEPARISCVVHFGDGDIADVERKAELGGNIHAKGMMIMQAFVSAALDLDEPLPYSASIVFEQSYCEVDGDSASLAELCAFVSALSQTPINQSIAITGAVDQFGRVQAVGGINEKIEGFYHICEHRGLSGDQGVILPKTNLNALCLSKDVTEAIRDGKFHIWAVEHVEEAFPLITGLRFSGDENEEDGVETETLLGKIAQRIDVFHHGETRHTSLINKLKHWLNHN; from the coding sequence ATGCAAGAAGTTTCCTGGCAGTCCGTCGTGCCGCAGTTTTCTCATGTTGAAGCACACATTCATCAATATGCCGCTATCGAAGCGACCTCTCCTTGTGCATTGCAACCGAGATTAAAAAGCAGCATTGAACGTCTCGTTCATGAGCATCACTTCCCGCGTCTTCTTCTGGTGACAGCTCCAGATGTTTATGACTACCTGAAATTGCTCGAGAGCATGACGAAAGCGGCGCTACCGTCAGATGATATGCCAGTGGTCATCGCAGAGAATATCGATGAGGTTCAGCTGTTTGGCGCAGTGTATCCGAACAATTCTGATGTGACAACGTCACGAACTGTAAATGGACTCCTTCATCAAGCAAATGGCGGTGTGCTTCTCATTTCTCTTGGCTGCATTCTTGCTCAACCCAACGTTTGGAGCCGATTGAAGTCCCTACTTTCAACGAACAAACTGGGCTGGAAAAGCGCAAAACCCGATGTTTACTGCGAACTGCCACCTGCTTCAGAAATTTCCGTCAGAGTTATCGTCGTTGGCGATCGCGCATTGATGTCTGACTTTGAAGCTGGCGAGCCTGAATTGCATGGCTTGGCAAGTTACACCGAATTCGAACAGGACATGTATCTGACTGAAGAGAACGTTGGTACCTACCTGTCGGTGCTAAAAGGTCATCAACAAGCTTTCGGTATCAAGCCTCTTGATCCAGAAGCCGCTCAACGTGTGATGCAGGCTGGTGCGAGATATACCGAAGATCAGGAAAGGTTGCCGCTCTGCCCGCTCTGGACGCAAACCTTATTGCGTGAAGCAGACTACCAAAGTACTGGCGAGACCATTGTGGCACCAGATGTTGAAGCGGCCATTGAGGCTAAATACTTCAGAGAGTCTTACCTGCCATTGCGCGCGGTTGATGACATTCATAAAGGTCAGGTATTCATTGATACCCGCGGCGAACATATAGGACAGGTCAACGGCCTGACAGTGATTGAAATGCCGGGCCACCCAATGGCTTACGGCGAGCCCGCTCGTATTTCTTGTGTGGTCCACTTTGGTGACGGCGACATTGCTGACGTTGAGCGTAAAGCAGAGCTCGGTGGTAACATTCACGCCAAAGGTATGATGATCATGCAGGCGTTCGTTAGCGCTGCGCTGGATTTGGACGAGCCTTTGCCATATTCCGCATCCATAGTGTTTGAGCAGTCTTACTGTGAAGTTGATGGCGACAGCGCTTCTCTTGCTGAGCTTTGTGCCTTTGTCAGTGCGCTGTCCCAGACCCCCATCAATCAAAGCATTGCCATTACTGGCGCCGTTGACCAATTCGGTCGCGTGCAGGCCGTTGGCGGCATCAACGAGAAAATCGAAGGCTTCTATCACATCTGTGAGCACCGCGGCCTCAGCGGCGATCAGGGCGTGATTTTGCCGAAGACCAATCTCAACGCACTCTGCCTGAGTAAAGATGTGACTGAAGCAATCCGCGACGGTAAATTCCACATCTGGGCAGTAGAACATGTTGAGGAGGCTTTCCCACTGATCACTGGCCTACGGTTTAGTGGTGATGAAAATGAGGAAGATGGAGTTGAAACTGAGACACTCCTCGGGAAAATCGCCCAACGAATAGATGTTTTTCATCACGGTGAGACCCGTCACACATCCTTAATAAATAAGCTTAAACACTGGTTAAACCACAACTGA
- the matP gene encoding macrodomain Ter protein MatP, whose protein sequence is MKYQQLENLEAGWKWSYLVKKHKEGANVTRYVDTSEVEAAVKSLLALEHEPTKVIEWIGEHMSSELDTKLKQAIRAKRKRHFNAEQEHTRKKSIDLDFRVWEKLSLKAQELDATLSDTIEYLIGEANRSQNANKKVDALKKDLSSLLDM, encoded by the coding sequence ATGAAATATCAACAACTTGAAAACCTCGAAGCCGGATGGAAATGGAGCTATCTGGTCAAAAAGCATAAAGAAGGTGCGAACGTTACACGTTATGTCGACACCAGCGAGGTCGAAGCCGCAGTAAAATCACTGTTAGCGCTCGAACATGAGCCTACAAAAGTGATCGAATGGATCGGCGAGCACATGTCCTCAGAGCTTGATACCAAGCTTAAGCAGGCAATTCGTGCGAAGCGTAAGCGTCACTTCAATGCTGAACAAGAACACACGCGCAAAAAGTCGATTGACCTGGACTTCCGAGTTTGGGAAAAATTGTCTTTGAAAGCGCAGGAACTCGATGCGACGCTCTCGGACACGATTGAATACCTGATTGGTGAAGCCAACCGTTCCCAGAATGCGAACAAGAAAGTCGATGCGCTTAAGAAAGATTTGAGTAGTTTGCTCGACATGTAA
- a CDS encoding DJ-1/PfpI family protein, producing MARVLIIAGDFVEDYEIMVPFQALQVLGHSVSVVCPGKSKDETIKTAIHDFEGDQTYTEKPGHNFTLNADFDSVSEISFEGLLLPGGRSPEYLRLNEDVLNLITAFNNKNKPIAAICHGAQLLTASYVVSNRAISAYPACAPEVRLAGGEFTNIAMDEAITDGNLVTAPAWPAHPAWLKQFHTLLTLQ from the coding sequence ATGGCTAGAGTTCTTATCATCGCCGGTGATTTCGTAGAAGATTATGAAATCATGGTGCCCTTCCAAGCGCTTCAAGTTCTGGGACACTCTGTTTCAGTGGTTTGCCCTGGAAAGTCTAAAGATGAAACCATCAAAACGGCTATCCATGATTTCGAAGGCGACCAAACTTACACAGAAAAACCTGGACATAATTTCACTCTGAACGCGGACTTCGATTCTGTATCAGAAATTTCGTTTGAGGGTTTGCTTCTTCCAGGTGGCCGCTCTCCGGAATACCTTCGATTGAACGAAGATGTGCTGAACCTGATCACTGCGTTCAACAACAAGAACAAACCGATTGCAGCCATCTGTCACGGCGCACAATTACTCACGGCATCCTACGTGGTTTCAAATCGCGCAATTTCTGCTTACCCCGCATGCGCTCCAGAAGTACGGTTAGCGGGCGGTGAATTTACAAACATTGCAATGGACGAAGCCATTACCGATGGCAATCTCGTTACCGCACCTGCATGGCCTGCACACCCTGCTTGGCTGAAACAATTCCACACTTTGCTCACTTTACAATAA
- a CDS encoding class GN sortase, with the protein MDVIQRYFPQKAWQLVFVASFLCGGVIMANGLYIKAKAQLAQLMISHAWEKQKETGENESPWPWADTYPIAKIALKNNKPQWVLSGANMRNLAFGPTLQMQTALPGRRGNVVIYGHNDTHFSGLSELNPGDTINIETRAGTQVYYQVEEVSIAHESDTQWIEQTDDDRVTLVTCYPFNAMTFNGPLRYVVVAKPQLTPDSLSDFAPKVFYSSNAKTEQWL; encoded by the coding sequence ATGGACGTTATTCAACGCTATTTTCCACAGAAAGCTTGGCAGCTAGTATTTGTCGCCAGTTTTCTGTGTGGAGGTGTCATCATGGCAAATGGTCTTTACATCAAAGCCAAAGCGCAACTTGCCCAGTTAATGATTTCCCATGCATGGGAGAAGCAAAAAGAAACCGGTGAAAACGAATCCCCTTGGCCGTGGGCTGATACTTATCCCATCGCCAAGATTGCGCTCAAAAACAACAAACCTCAGTGGGTGCTGTCTGGGGCCAACATGCGAAATCTGGCGTTCGGACCGACATTACAAATGCAAACAGCCTTGCCGGGAAGGAGGGGAAATGTGGTTATCTATGGCCACAACGATACTCACTTCTCGGGGCTGTCTGAGCTAAACCCGGGGGATACCATAAACATTGAGACCCGTGCAGGCACTCAGGTTTACTACCAAGTGGAAGAGGTCAGCATCGCACACGAGTCGGATACACAATGGATAGAGCAAACGGACGATGATCGCGTCACACTCGTGACCTGTTATCCCTTCAATGCAATGACGTTCAACGGGCCGTTACGTTATGTTGTGGTAGCGAAGCCCCAGCTAACTCCAGATTCACTCAGTGATTTTGCGCCTAAAGTTTTTTATTCATCCAATGCCAAAACGGAACAATGGTTATAG
- a CDS encoding GNAT family N-acetyltransferase — protein sequence MKFIFLADKPETLPTVAQWFLNEWGHLNPEATLERNQSKLSEYLNRDKLPLMIYAVEGDEILGCSYLCYHEMSIYTDKEHWVGGVYVEKAHRGKKVASQMVGELERLAKDLGIEKLHLQTEQLDGGLYGRIGFEEIEQVEYRGVKVSVRVKSL from the coding sequence ATGAAATTCATCTTCCTGGCAGATAAGCCAGAAACACTTCCTACCGTTGCTCAGTGGTTTCTCAATGAGTGGGGCCACCTGAACCCGGAAGCGACGCTAGAGCGCAATCAATCCAAACTCAGTGAGTACCTGAACCGAGATAAACTCCCGTTAATGATTTATGCCGTTGAAGGTGATGAAATCCTCGGTTGTTCCTACCTCTGTTATCACGAAATGAGCATCTACACCGACAAGGAACATTGGGTCGGTGGCGTCTATGTAGAAAAAGCGCATCGTGGCAAGAAGGTCGCATCTCAGATGGTTGGTGAGTTAGAGCGCTTGGCGAAAGACTTGGGTATTGAAAAACTTCACCTCCAAACCGAACAGCTAGACGGAGGTTTATACGGCCGCATTGGGTTTGAGGAAATAGAGCAAGTAGAGTACCGCGGAGTAAAGGTCTCTGTCAGGGTGAAAAGTCTATAA
- a CDS encoding DUF3634 family protein, with protein sequence MEYFLAVSFIALFAYLLVDRPIILIKFKDGQLVNKKGKIPHGFLHDCEEINKRTPFSGTIKVYRNRFNPAKLVLSKDIDHKVQQRIRNVFPHKSFK encoded by the coding sequence ATGGAGTACTTTCTCGCTGTTAGCTTTATCGCTTTATTCGCTTATCTTTTGGTTGACCGTCCTATTATTCTTATCAAGTTTAAAGACGGTCAGCTTGTTAATAAGAAAGGGAAAATTCCTCACGGGTTTCTTCATGACTGTGAAGAAATCAACAAGCGGACGCCTTTCAGCGGCACCATCAAGGTGTATCGAAACCGTTTTAATCCTGCCAAGCTGGTTCTATCAAAAGATATTGACCACAAAGTACAGCAACGAATTCGCAACGTTTTCCCACACAAGTCATTTAAATAA
- the rmf gene encoding ribosome modulation factor → MKRQKRDRLERAQAKGYQAGVNGRSSETCPYQAMDARSQWLGGWREGRDTKVSMLK, encoded by the coding sequence ATGAAAAGACAGAAGCGAGATCGTTTAGAGCGAGCACAAGCGAAAGGCTACCAAGCTGGTGTAAACGGTCGATCCTCTGAGACATGTCCCTATCAAGCCATGGACGCGCGCAGCCAATGGCTAGGAGGTTGGCGCGAAGGTCGAGATACGAAAGTATCGATGCTGAAGTAA
- a CDS encoding marine proteobacterial sortase target protein produces MYTLNISKVSFKAPLADWLLTALFIMFLPAIAFASEEEGGLYIQTQNSEDKLWTAAPQLSTSAEMVINGLVNRVKVEQRFTNPTDDWINARYLFPLPQNAAVDHLTIQIGERIIEGEIQKKQQARETFNRAAEQGKKTSLVEQHRANLFSTQIANVAPGETIVVNIQYQETVHYEDGEFSLRFPTTFTHRYIPGLPDSTALQARGDTEAPFAEEGDQRVEEVVTPLQEMQNGWAVATRQVPDANEITPEYRDPLLEDEIAFTLEADINMGLPIDFVESTTASINVEKVSESRYSVTLSEMEIANKDFVLKWRPAAASMPVAALFVQEKEGEKYGLLMAMPPQSKQSNSIPQNITLVLDISGSMYGESIEQAKEAVIYALHSLEADDYFNLIIFNHEARRYSSVPVQATLKNIGLVSSIVRGIEADGGTEMATALELAYASEPMTGYLNQIVFMTDGAIGNEDELYGLISKGLKDRRLFTVGIGSAPNSAFMLRAAVLGKGSFTHISNLNEVSTSLKPLFEKLSSPVMKDITVTWENGEPVDAWPNPVPDLYKTQPLDLAFTIPENANTLQLTGIQSDAPWQLDIDLEAIQAGVATGIDVLWARKQTESITLNQTLSADEKENRITELGLNHHIVTKHTSLVAVDNNPSRPLDEKAKPHQINPHAPKNNVAMLQSGLGSTFMMLLGTLLLAISALGIRFSRASRDVF; encoded by the coding sequence ATGTACACCCTGAACATCTCCAAAGTCTCATTCAAAGCGCCATTGGCAGATTGGTTGCTGACAGCGCTTTTCATCATGTTCCTCCCTGCGATTGCCTTTGCCAGTGAGGAAGAAGGCGGCTTGTATATACAAACGCAAAACAGCGAAGACAAACTCTGGACGGCAGCGCCTCAGCTTTCTACCAGTGCAGAGATGGTGATAAACGGTCTGGTGAATCGCGTGAAGGTCGAACAGCGTTTTACCAATCCCACGGACGATTGGATTAACGCCCGTTATCTGTTTCCGCTACCTCAGAATGCAGCGGTTGATCATCTGACGATTCAAATCGGTGAGCGCATCATTGAAGGTGAAATCCAAAAGAAACAGCAAGCGAGGGAAACGTTCAACCGTGCCGCTGAGCAGGGTAAAAAAACCTCGTTGGTGGAACAGCACCGCGCTAACTTGTTCTCTACGCAGATTGCCAATGTTGCGCCTGGTGAAACCATTGTGGTGAATATCCAATATCAGGAGACGGTTCACTATGAAGATGGCGAGTTCAGCCTTCGTTTCCCAACCACCTTCACGCATCGCTATATTCCGGGTCTGCCCGATTCGACGGCACTGCAGGCAAGAGGTGACACAGAAGCCCCATTCGCAGAAGAAGGCGACCAACGCGTTGAAGAAGTGGTAACGCCGTTACAGGAAATGCAAAACGGATGGGCGGTGGCAACGCGTCAGGTGCCGGATGCCAATGAAATCACGCCGGAGTATCGTGATCCGTTGCTGGAAGACGAAATCGCTTTTACCTTGGAAGCCGACATCAACATGGGTTTGCCCATTGATTTTGTCGAAAGCACCACAGCTTCTATCAATGTAGAAAAGGTCTCTGAGAGCCGCTATTCCGTGACACTGAGCGAAATGGAAATCGCCAATAAGGATTTTGTACTCAAGTGGCGACCAGCAGCTGCCAGCATGCCGGTAGCTGCCTTATTTGTGCAGGAAAAAGAGGGCGAGAAATACGGCCTTTTGATGGCGATGCCGCCGCAATCTAAACAGAGCAACAGCATCCCACAAAACATCACTTTGGTGTTGGATATCTCCGGCTCTATGTACGGTGAATCCATCGAGCAAGCAAAAGAAGCTGTCATCTATGCGCTTCACAGTCTTGAAGCCGACGACTACTTCAACCTGATTATCTTTAACCATGAAGCGCGCCGCTATTCGTCCGTGCCTGTGCAAGCAACCCTCAAAAATATCGGTTTAGTCAGCAGCATTGTCCGTGGCATTGAAGCAGATGGCGGCACCGAAATGGCGACAGCATTGGAGTTGGCCTATGCGTCTGAACCAATGACTGGTTACCTGAACCAAATTGTCTTTATGACAGACGGTGCCATTGGAAATGAAGATGAGCTGTATGGCTTAATCAGCAAAGGATTGAAAGACCGAAGACTGTTTACCGTAGGGATTGGATCCGCGCCAAACAGCGCTTTTATGCTGCGCGCCGCCGTATTAGGGAAAGGAAGCTTCACCCATATCAGTAACCTCAACGAAGTTTCTACATCCCTAAAGCCACTGTTTGAAAAGCTGTCCAGCCCAGTAATGAAAGACATCACCGTGACATGGGAGAACGGCGAGCCTGTCGATGCTTGGCCAAACCCAGTACCGGATCTCTACAAAACCCAGCCTTTAGATTTGGCGTTTACCATCCCCGAAAACGCGAACACATTACAGCTAACAGGCATTCAAAGCGACGCACCCTGGCAGCTGGATATTGACCTTGAAGCCATTCAAGCGGGGGTTGCAACGGGTATCGATGTGCTTTGGGCTCGGAAGCAAACAGAAAGTATCACTCTTAATCAAACCTTGAGTGCAGATGAGAAAGAAAACCGAATCACAGAGCTAGGTTTAAATCATCACATTGTCACCAAGCATACGTCGCTGGTCGCCGTTGATAACAATCCAAGTCGACCGTTGGATGAGAAAGCAAAGCCGCATCAAATCAATCCACATGCACCCAAAAACAACGTCGCAATGCTGCAGAGTGGTTTGGGAAGCACCTTCATGATGTTACTGGGTACTCTGTTGCTGGCAATCAGTGCGCTAGGGATTCGCTTTAGCCGTGCTTCGCGTGACGTTTTCTAG
- a CDS encoding methyl-accepting chemotaxis protein, whose translation MKVSYRVALLSTTVVIGVLSALSWFQYQSVKKEELISSQQNTLETTAAMGEQITNWLNGKLALIDMMAGNINANFSAETIQSTFDLPMLKDEFILIFGGLDTDGKRITNDPTWNPEGWDARKRPWYPFAKKNDSAMLTDPYADAATKEILISVVANLYDNGKSKGAFGGDLSLKTVSEALNTLNFNNAGYAFLLSADGTIISHPNGELNGLKLSELFKGTLPMLDDTFQEVEVDTGSAFTAFQPLDGLRGSNWLIGVVLDKSIVMAHSDNFGLTAAATTAGCAVLIGLLLSLLISRQLRPLDNLRQSLEEINSGDGDLTKRLTIKSNDEFGGVSNEFNGFIKYLQTLVTSIKTTSDEVSNNVSLTVSTAKGAAQGADHQLNEINLVSNAIQEMTEISNDVAERARHAAEAVAESSEATNKGGHSVEQTKASIEVLMGEMETAVSKVNELANYSANIESILTVITDIAEQTNLLALNAAIEAARAGEMGRGFAVVADEVRALASRTQTSTEEIKNMIAQLQAGVGEAESVIIQSRNTALSTQEEVLGANDALTHIHNHIYRINDLITEISNSSFRQRDTATDIQQNTDNIRGISETLSQQAKEQESLCIAISDLAGQQESELNKFKV comes from the coding sequence ATGAAAGTCTCTTATCGTGTTGCTCTACTTTCGACAACAGTTGTTATCGGAGTACTCTCGGCGCTTTCTTGGTTTCAATACCAGAGCGTCAAAAAGGAAGAGCTGATCAGCTCACAACAAAACACCCTTGAAACCACTGCTGCCATGGGAGAGCAAATAACCAACTGGCTGAACGGTAAACTCGCCCTCATCGATATGATGGCCGGAAACATCAATGCCAACTTCAGTGCAGAAACCATTCAAAGCACCTTCGATCTTCCGATGCTTAAAGACGAGTTTATCCTGATATTTGGAGGGCTCGACACCGATGGGAAACGCATCACCAATGATCCAACTTGGAATCCAGAAGGCTGGGATGCTCGGAAACGTCCTTGGTATCCCTTTGCCAAGAAAAACGATTCTGCGATGCTGACCGACCCATACGCGGATGCCGCGACCAAAGAAATTCTCATCTCCGTTGTTGCTAATCTTTATGATAACGGCAAATCCAAAGGAGCTTTTGGTGGGGATCTTAGCTTAAAAACCGTGTCAGAAGCGCTTAACACCCTCAATTTCAACAATGCCGGTTACGCCTTTTTGTTGAGTGCAGACGGCACCATCATCAGCCACCCAAATGGTGAGCTAAATGGACTCAAACTCAGTGAGCTATTCAAAGGCACATTACCAATGCTGGATGATACTTTTCAGGAAGTTGAGGTCGATACCGGTAGTGCTTTCACTGCATTTCAGCCACTTGATGGTCTGCGAGGCAGTAACTGGTTGATAGGTGTTGTGCTTGATAAATCCATTGTCATGGCGCACAGCGATAATTTTGGATTAACCGCAGCAGCGACCACGGCAGGTTGCGCCGTTCTTATCGGACTTTTACTCAGTTTGCTGATTTCGCGCCAGCTGAGACCGCTTGATAACCTGCGCCAAAGTCTGGAAGAAATTAACAGTGGCGATGGCGACCTCACCAAACGTCTTACCATCAAAAGTAACGACGAGTTTGGTGGCGTTTCTAACGAATTCAATGGTTTCATTAAGTATCTTCAAACACTTGTAACAAGTATCAAAACTACCTCAGATGAAGTTTCCAACAATGTAAGCCTCACTGTTTCGACCGCTAAAGGTGCCGCTCAAGGCGCTGACCATCAGCTCAATGAAATCAACTTGGTTTCCAATGCCATTCAGGAAATGACGGAGATCTCTAACGATGTTGCTGAGCGGGCACGCCACGCTGCCGAAGCCGTTGCAGAAAGTAGCGAAGCCACAAACAAAGGTGGACATTCCGTCGAGCAAACCAAAGCGTCTATTGAAGTATTGATGGGCGAAATGGAAACCGCAGTATCCAAAGTCAACGAACTGGCTAACTACAGCGCGAACATTGAATCCATCCTCACCGTGATCACCGACATTGCTGAACAAACCAACTTACTGGCATTAAATGCTGCAATCGAAGCTGCTCGTGCTGGCGAAATGGGTCGAGGCTTTGCTGTTGTTGCCGATGAAGTTCGTGCACTGGCTTCACGCACCCAAACTTCAACGGAAGAAATCAAAAACATGATTGCCCAGCTTCAAGCTGGTGTTGGCGAAGCGGAAAGCGTCATCATTCAAAGCCGCAATACAGCATTAAGCACACAGGAAGAAGTGCTTGGGGCAAACGACGCATTGACTCACATTCATAACCACATTTACCGCATTAACGACTTGATCACCGAGATCTCTAACTCTTCGTTCAGACAACGAGATACCGCTACCGATATCCAACAAAACACGGATAACATTCGTGGTATCAGCGAAACACTTTCACAACAGGCAAAAGAACAGGAATCTCTTTGTATCGCGATTTCGGATCTGGCTGGTCAGCAGGAAAGTGAGTTAAACAAATTTAAAGTTTGA
- a CDS encoding phosphotransferase-like protein, with the protein MDRIFLPDKPLKLPSESQNKNDVANKNNKEAIFFMSPNLIVLDGASGAGKTTLAKALQEQFLPENWLYFSIDTLVYSLPPSVLKRCNEENDWRSLDPNTLMNGAFSCVNALLEAGNKVIFDAVISTPERALKMDLAFESHERLYVGLVCDLPELERRTFDRGDRTLDEVRHGFYTSPHHLKYDLKLDSTQTPATELATIIAATLQEKVREA; encoded by the coding sequence ATGGATCGCATTTTTCTGCCCGATAAACCATTAAAACTTCCCTCAGAAAGCCAGAACAAGAATGATGTCGCCAACAAAAACAACAAAGAGGCAATTTTTTTTATGAGCCCAAACTTAATCGTTCTCGATGGAGCCTCTGGAGCGGGTAAAACCACGCTGGCGAAAGCTCTCCAGGAGCAGTTTCTTCCAGAAAACTGGCTCTATTTTTCGATCGATACATTGGTCTATTCACTTCCTCCGTCAGTGCTAAAGCGCTGCAATGAGGAAAACGATTGGCGTTCACTTGATCCCAATACCCTGATGAACGGGGCATTTTCTTGTGTGAATGCCTTGCTGGAAGCGGGTAACAAGGTCATTTTTGATGCTGTGATTTCAACGCCTGAGCGTGCACTGAAAATGGATCTGGCTTTCGAAAGCCATGAGCGTTTATACGTTGGTCTTGTCTGCGATCTTCCAGAGTTAGAGAGACGCACATTTGACCGAGGAGATAGAACGTTAGATGAAGTGAGGCATGGTTTCTATACATCACCACATCACCTGAAATATGATCTCAAACTCGATAGCACCCAGACGCCTGCGACTGAACTCGCAACAATCATTGCAGCAACTTTGCAGGAGAAAGTCAGAGAGGCATAA
- a CDS encoding PPC domain-containing DNA-binding protein → MSSVEPIAFRLTRGADLKRSILDALKTHQIQAGCVASLVGCLSELKIRVTDGKSTLSKIEPFEILSVSGTLTQEHVHLHISVADEQGTVIGGHLMEGCIVSHTAEVCLLKFDGYGFSREHDPDTGYTELVVSKE, encoded by the coding sequence ATGTCATCTGTCGAACCTATAGCATTTCGTCTTACCCGAGGCGCAGATCTTAAGCGGTCAATTCTCGATGCATTGAAAACGCATCAGATTCAAGCTGGCTGTGTAGCATCGTTGGTAGGGTGTCTGTCTGAACTAAAAATTCGTGTGACCGACGGAAAATCGACGCTTAGCAAAATCGAGCCATTCGAAATCCTTTCTGTTTCAGGCACGCTCACGCAAGAGCATGTCCACCTACATATTTCGGTCGCGGACGAACAGGGCACGGTGATCGGCGGGCACTTGATGGAAGGCTGTATTGTCAGTCATACCGCGGAAGTATGTTTACTGAAGTTTGATGGTTACGGGTTCAGTCGAGAGCATGATCCCGATACTGGCTACACCGAGCTGGTGGTGAGCAAAGAATAA